In the genome of Parasteatoda tepidariorum isolate YZ-2023 chromosome 10, CAS_Ptep_4.0, whole genome shotgun sequence, the window TATTCAGTAAATAGCATTATTGTTTTCTAGTGAACAACtatgtcttttatttatattaatgttttttaaaaatcaaatttgaaaattagtgtAGTTATATATCTTGAAACTgtattaaaatcgaaaataaatttattaaatagaagtaaagaaaatcaaaagcCAACTTGTTGTAGGGcaaattttcagcaattttccAAAATCGCGTTAACGCTGTCCAATATACACTATCGCCTTTCTCACAAGAAGTAACGCCATTTTAGACCAATAGCGTGATTCGGtcactttgaaatttattcgCTAGTGAGGGAACAACTGTATTCTGTTTGATAGGTTTAAATTAGTTGTTAAGCGAGGCAAAGGCTtcacctttcttttttttttttttttaaatattttttacaggaCGACCACCGACAAATTAATAGCATTTAAGACTTCCTCATTGAAGGCAAAATATGTTCGAGAACTCGGTTATGAAAGTAAAGAACTGACATGGTTGAATAACGCCGACTACTGATGGAAAGCTTAGACTagagcagggatggcgaaccaatggcacgcgtgccactTATGGCACGCCACataatattttgggcacgccaccgatcacgaATATCAGTGCGAAGCAATttaccaattaaattaaaattcacaaaaacaaacataaaaaaataaacaattattagcaaaaaaattacaattaatgccaaaaaacaattaattaccataaaaaacaagctaacaataaataactagcaaaaaaaaaaaaaataacagacctgcttaaaataacatcttacaacctaatataagttatttgtcatctaatctgcaacaacagaagtcacactgatgttactttaagttgaattacgcgtataactgagacattgcgaaatgtattcttttccatagtaaataaagagttttgagttgatagtatttagtgttattattttcccaataatcacgaagtcaaaattttttgatggcacgtctatgaccaaaataaaattttttttagaaaaaatggcacgttggtgcataaaggttcgccacccctggaCTAGAGCATACATTTTCgacaaagaataagaaaaagcaaaaaaaaaaatttttttttgtggaaggaaaaaaaattgcagcgaAAGCAATGTTGtgagattttttattgttttgataaagacgatattagaaaaaaaaacaaataaaaaagaataaagttttttttcccacagaaaatattttaaaatcattagtgtataaaattattaattgattagtGCATAAATGTATAAGCATAGCTAGctataagtaaaatttgaagaaatgcttcaacaaataaataagttatttacttctcatattttttcatgcaatatCTTTTGTAacagaaatttctttactttatgaaACTTTAAGCCTAGGCTTTAACAACGCAGACAATAAAACGCTCTCAGAAAAGAAGGGTTTTTCATCTAAATCTGGTATTGCTATATCCAACTTATCTTTCATTTCCTTTCAGCTTATAAAGACGCGATAAAAGTCACACAAATCTGATTTTCTACGAAAGAGCCccattaaattcttatttttagtttcaaatatttttgcttcactTTCAAACGTTAGCGTTTTTTCATGGCGctcttaagaaatatataaatcttatgggagattaaaaaagtaagcaaaCACTAAGCTTCAATTGTTGGTAGAACACCTTGCgatgatgataaaataaaaattattattgtttttttttatgaatgaattgataaaatgattgtgaagtattaaaaataaaggtgatAACATCTAGTGGAAATTGCTCGTGTTTTGAAATACATTGGAAAAACAGCATAACATGAATGGAtacaaatatgatttaaaatgagcagtgaaaattaaaaaaagaaattaaagaacttTTCACATTATTGTCCAGTATTAAagcttaattttcttattactaTCCCAAGTGATTGGAAAATATGATgaccaagttttttttcaattaatctcATCTATTATTCAGTTTGAAGCAAATAAgcttcaatataaaatattaaattaaaatagcctAGAGTCTCATTTTTGATTGATTGCTTAGAGAATTTGAATAGTTGATCTCCTTTCAGAATTATATTATCGTTATTTTTATGAGTAAGGAATTCGTTGTAGTagctaataattcaaaatttaaattctttattaaatttcaccTTTTCAATTTATAAGCATCTCTTGCGgtaaataaatgtcaaaaaacaGATATTTAACAAGcataactcaaaataatttattggaaTTCTTCTGAGAAACTTATGTTTcgaatttatagtttttgaaattcatcAGTTTTCTCTACTGCAAAATTAATACTTAGAACTTattaccaaattaattaaacacCGTTGGCGTTGATAATTGTGAGGAGATTTTctatgcttcttaaaaattatttgtaccatttcttcattaattttgcagtgcatagcttattttttattttatttaagtagtacTTATTACCAAAACTAAGTATCATTGGCATTAATATTAGTATGGCAAATATTTAGgctttatcaaaacaaattagtactatttattcattaattctaATGAATAATAGTAcagaatttagtaatttttatttaataatccatattgattttaaaaaatttagttcttagagttaacattttagaaaaaaaactatgaataaaataaacacgtggtttcaTATGACTTTAGGAATACTAATTAAGTGACGTAGTTTGCTTATGTCACTACTTTTGCGTTTAACCATTGAGTTTATTTGACATAACCAAGAAATAATTAGATAGTAAGCAGCAGACAACAAAACTCTATTATTAATGGAAGCTATAAAGTAGCTATTTTCattgaagtattaaaaaaaaacagacataatcatctgcattttaatttttatcaatagcgAGTTCTCAGTCaatgagaaaatttcctttttcaaatgtCTATCAAGAATGATCTACCAGAAAATTACCATGCTTGACAAGAAAGACTGTGTGCCTGACTTCCTCAGACAATTGTCCCTGgaaatcatcaataaaatccCTCCAAACGACATCAAAATATTCTCTGATGGCAGTAAAATGGATAGACAGACTGGCAGTGGGGTATTTATTGAAACACCTCGAGAGAACTACACTCTTCATCAACGAAACCCCGATTTTTGCTCCGTCTTTCGAAGCGAACTAATTGCAATCGACAGGGGACTAGAGAAAATCTTGAGTGAAGGGCACCTTGGAAATACTTGGATACTATCTGACAGCCGTAGTTCAATTCAACACCTCAAAAATTGGGCCCTCATTGGAGATAAAACCAGTTTTTCGATCTTACAAAAAGTAAAGCTCATTTCCCAACAGCATGAGGTCCACTTTCAATGGATCCCGTCCCACGTCGATATCCACGGCAACGAGTTGGCTGACACTCTTGCAAAGAAGGGACTAGACCATCCAGTCCCCTCCACCTCAGAGCTTACATACCTTGAACTTTTTGCAAGGCAAAAAGCCCAGAATAAACAAAAGTGGCTGCTTCCACCTATTCACTACTGGTATAAAGCAAAAAGACCAGGACTCTCTCTATCTCTCCCTGGTGACAGGCAAACCAACACCTGCCTATCCCGACTGGCCAGTGGACACCTGAAAAGTCTCACATTTTCTGCAACTCAAAAGatctttcctctttgccctaaatgccaacaaaaccaggcatcacctgagcacaTCTTGATCTGTTTAGGGCTGGACTGGAACGATATTCATTCCTCTCCCATTCTGGTTTCGGATTTTCTCAATGTTAACGGATTcattgatctggtctgaccccgtcagaccagatgggaattagcaacaacaacaacaaccagaaaattatgaatgaattttCGGATCGGGAGTGAAAATTACCCCTTTCATCCACTGTCTTAgctttgggtttatgactactaatattcaactccatagccatgttattttgaacccaattcagaagacaaaggaactcctggatcaagtattagcagaaatttgctttcgtggagaattttttgctgtaactaaccagcatttgtggAGAAGAaacccacagttagcctgacggcaagggtactctaacccataatctgtctaccactgaggatatttaaagtcagcactgtggtcggtgcaagccggatgcggaattcgtatggctgcagccatcactgggattcgaacccgttcaccctatattattattgatgttaatgataattaatttggtGATAAGAAATGATTGAAGATGTACTAAAATGGAAAATCAATGGAGAAATAGTACTAATTCGCCTAACAAAGCGTAAAAAGTCGTCTTACTACTATTgacaccaatgatgcttaattttggtaataggcacTACTGGCATCGGGGTAATTGGGGCAGTTTTATTAGGTATCAAATATACTCTTATAtaggtacaaaatattttatgagtacATTTGAAACGACAGCCGCACCAATGGAGACTACTGCCACACgtctatttctaaattaaaatagtgtAGTAAACGATCAAAAAGGTAGCATCTGcaacaaataattacaaaataatggaTCAGGTCCAACGAAGCAGTTGGCAAAATGATAGCAACTTTCCGTAGAAGTgtaaatacacaaaaatgtCAACGTGACCATCGAAATTTCCCAGTTAACAAAATACTGATTACTGTACagtattttaaagctttaaatgtCTGTTTCTATAGCGTACTAATTTAAGTtccaattttgaaatgttttattaaaataaaatgatatatattagtaattcttttcagaaattttgttttataatttaatataaagagatcaagcattttttttttcaaaaacatttgcttattttttacttttctttagtttttgaaatttttgtaaataaactatTCATCGAACATGATCCAACGCAGGTGACACATGGGGGACTTTTTAAGTGTCTAGCTTCAAAGGAGCAAGTTCGATTTCAGTACCTAAAAAAgatttgagaataattttaagttaaaaatttaaaaaattttttattcaattagcttgctgattcttttttctctttccgAAATTTCCTGCAACAGACTAAAAGAACTTTCCtcattttcttcctttatttctTCCTTCTCTTTTCCTAcgattttttcttccttttcatctttacttttttctactttttttccattaacgtcttcttttttatctatttcttctttctttttatcaattatttcttcttcttctctaGATAACTCTGATGATTCAAAAGCAAATCGATGTAAGGATTCTCTATCCTTGGTTAATAAAATAGGTCCCATAAAATGAATGAGTATAGCAGCCAATGGTGCAGTCAATAGCAGAGACAAAACGCAGACATTCAATACTATAAGGCCAAATTGAACGAACTCCTCTGAATAATCATGTCCTCTCGCGTAATCCAAAGCTAGAGATCCTATAGCAGCTTGTACGGAAGCTTTTGGCAGGTAGGAACAGcagataaacaatttttctttgtagTTTAAATTGCAGCCAAATGTAGCAAAGTATGTCATAATTGTGCGGAAAAAGAGAGACAAAATCAGAGATAATATAGTCCACCCTGCATTAGAATGTAATATCTCAACGGTAATTTCTGCTCCGATTAGAGAAAACAGAAGTGGTTCAACAATTTCCCATAAGAGAAGAGTGCTATTATATACACCTTCAAATTGCTGGGGGTCTTTTCTCCATTCAATGCAAGCAATGAATCCAAGAGTGATACACGCGAGAGGTCCAGAGCCAGCAAATTTAACTCTTTGGCTCAAAAACATTACACCAATAGATCCCAATACTACCATTAGAACAttgtaataaactttaatttttcttttattgtatgTCTTTggaaaataccaaaataaaattccaaaaattactGCTAATGCAAGTCCTATTATTGGCTCTAAAATGGCTTTGATTATAGAACAGAATAAGTCTTTGGTTGAGACAGCTACACTGAAACAAACAGTGAAGCCTGTGATTGCCACAACGTCATCTAGCGAAGTAGCTCCAATTACCAAAGCAGGAATTCCCTTTttaactccgtatccttgtctTTCATATTCTAGTAAAGGCGGCAATACTATTTCAGGAGAAATATTAGAGATAATAAATCCTAACATGAAAGAGAAGATAAAAGGAAGTCCTAACAGAAAATGACCAAGAATACCCAGGCTTAATACTTCAGTGAATTGTGGACAAATAGCCAGTCTCAGTACAGctagttttaactttttcaatgctTTACCATCAAGACTTATACCAgctcttaataaaataatggagaGAGCTATTTCTCGTAAATCAGTAGTAACTTTCTTTGGAATGTGAtgataaaaaggaatttctCTGATGTTTCTGAAAAGAAATCCTACAATCAGCATGCCCACTAGTGGTGGCATTTTGAGCAGACCGATACATTTTCCTCCCAAAAAAGCAgcaattacaataacaaaaagaGCAAATATTGCACTGCCTGGCAAAGCATCATCCCCAAGCATGCCATAAGATATGGCATACAGAAATAGGACGCAAAACATTTGTGTGATATAACGATTAATTTGCCGTCGATTAGGCAGGATGTAAGCTGTAATTACCTGCCaccatttctttttcatttgtacTTCAACTGTAGTATGAACTCTTGGCGGTAAAATGTGAGCACTGCTTTGAATCAGCGAAACTTCCATTTCCCCCTTGTTTGTGTCACAAAGGTAATAGGTTTTAGTTTAGCAGCACTTgtgaaaactctttttaataTGACGGCATTATAGTTcatgcaataatatttataaaaattcttttgaggCTTGAATGAATAATAGACGCATCATTTTGTGCATTTTGAATCTTTAAAACAATCGCCTTGATTACAAATAGTGAACTTTTTACCAAGTAATATTGTATCGTGGCGCAAGCTTTTGACTCAGTTTGttcattaaaacttgttttctgTCTATTTGTTTGTGTATGTATTTCATTgggaaaagaataataaataggacgaaagaaattaaattacgatacaaataattgaaatcttaCTAGTTTTTATATCTAATTAAGGGTTAACTTGATTGTATCATGTAACTATTTGCATGCAGACTCacttattacttaaatttaatctgTATAGAATATCTAGACTCTTGTTATCCAGAAGAAATATTTACCTAATAACaacaaactaataatttatgttcCATGACATATTAATTTTCCACCTTAAAAAGCGTGTTTTAGTAACCTTTAGCAACAATTAAGTTACACGTGAGTTACTGATCTAGCTCTTATTTGGTTCAATTTAACAGCAATTTAAGTCAATTAATACAACaatttaagtcatttaataGTTGATTAGAATAAGGCGGAACCAATTTTTctcattgtaaatatttacctcaaattttcttatttgaagcCAGTAAGGAGGTTTAACCTGTTCTGTTACGCAACAAGTCCTGCTTAGAAAGGAACAAGTAAGCTTCAAAACTGGTATTTGTTTAGATTTCGAACAAAGTTGAGGAAAGTATTTACGCTTTGGCTGTAGGCTAGGTCAACAGTTAACTTTGTGACGCGACAAAATGAAGAGATGACTGATCGtatattgtttttacttattttatttaacttgtcttctgaattgggtataatatgaaaaaaacacaactacttccacttcgaaaattttactaggaataacatttacctttgagtttaattaataagctgagttttaaatatgtttactaaattcataaacttagataaaacaacaaaataaattattccaaaaagaACTAAACTAATACAATTTCAACCTgccgagtagcgacttataacaacacacttcatttaatgtttacttgttgctagaaatcaggttcgcagaaaatgctgtttactagttaaatttagtaggaataacacgagctgtgacgtaggctatagtatacccaattcgccatcgcaacgctcgagtacgccgtctagcgggagcctgtaaatatcggacattaatttatcacgttttcatttagttccatcaaagtcattgactgaatcagacgccattttttagcagcaaataagaaacaaaatttccctaaggaaaaggccgaagaacttgaaaaaaatctccagaatattagtaaatctttcaggaacagaacacgccaaacatttgaagaaaaattcNNNNNNNNNNNNNNNNNNNNNNNNNNNNNNNNNNNNNNNNNNNNNNNNNNNNNNNNNNNNNNNNNNNNNNNNNNNNNNNNNNNNNNNNNNNNNNNNNNNNNNNNNNNNNNNNNNNNNNNNNNNNNNNNNNNNNNNNNNNNNNNNNNNNNNNNNNNNNNNNNNNNNNNNNNNNNNNNNNNNNNNNNNNNNNNNNNNNNNNNNNNNNNNNNNNNNNNNNNNNNNNNNNNNNNNNNNNNNNNNNNNNNNNNNNNNNNNNNNNNNNNNNNNNNNNNNNNNNNNNNNNNNNNNNNNNNNNNNNNNNNNNNNNNNNNNNNNNNNNNNNNNNNNNNNNNNNNNNNNNNNNNNNNNNNNNNNNNNNNNNNNNNNNNNNNNNNNNNNNNNNNNNNNNNNNNNNNNNNNNNNNNNNNNNNNNNNNNNNNNNNNNNNNNNNNNNNNNNNNNNNNNNNNNNNNNNNNNNNNNNNNNNNNNNNNNNNNNNNNNNNNNNNNNNNNNNNNNNNNNNNNNNNNNNNNNNNNNNNNNNNNNNNNNNNNNNNNNNNNNNNNNNNNNNNNNNNNNNNNNNNNNNNNNNNNNNNNNNNNNNNNNNNNNNNNNNNNNNNNNNNNNNNNNNNNNNNNNNNNNNNNNNNNNNNNNNNNNNNNNNNNNNNNNNNNNNNNNNNNNNNNNNNNNNNNNNNNNNNNNNNNNNNNNNNNNNNNNNNNNNNNNNNNNNNNNNNNNNNNNNNNNNNNNNNNNNNNNNNNNNNNNNNNNNNNNNNNNNNNNNAACCCATACAGCAAATTTCGTCCTAAAGACATCCCAAAACATTCCGAACACTCCTGGAACAGTCATATCCGTAAAGTGTCAGAAGAAAGAATTTCGTAGGATGTCACAAATAGACAGCAATATGACAGGCCTTTCAAAGGAGTGTTTTAGGAGTCTTGTAGGATCATCGTTCAGCGCATGCGTGTTAACTTCAACTTTGCCGttaatgttatttcttttatccaGTGACAAGAGCAATTCTGCTAGTGAAATCTAAACAATAAGGTATTTATAAGCTCAAATAtcttattagtttcttttttgtttatctttcttttttttattatctatttatatatttgatttataagtGTACTTGAACCCCCGTCATTATCTTTAATATCTCAATTGCAATGTTTACATGCATGTTTGCAATGCTTACATACATTACTAAATGTTTAAAtgcgtattttatttaattttttcataattattgaggaagttttacttttattatttcgtgAGGCGAATTTTTATCTGTTCTGATAACTCTAACTAaatgatggaactaaatgaaaacgtgataaattaatgtctgatatctACAGGCTCCCGATAGAGGGCgcactcgagcgttgcgatcgcgaattgtttgaaatattgtaagtaaaatggttaaatattttttgtttattaatatcaatGCTATTTCTTAGTTTAAGAATAAACACAACCAAAATCTTAATTAGTTAAGGTTCAAGCTTTTATTAGTCTGGACTGATCCTTATTTTGAGCTATTCCTTTTAAGGTTAACATAAGCATATAAAAATCAACTTTATAGTATGCTTATGTTAACCTTAAAAATCAActttataagtaattaattatatattactatTATGGTGTTCAAAATAGGCTTAATAATATATGTCTGTGTCTATCATGTATGCCTGCTAGCAGAGCGTTGTATGTAAACAGAATTGGCATTGACAAAAAAGCCTAGGCGCTGGACTCGTGTTTGTGATAACGGGAGTTCGAAGCCTGTCAGCCGAAGaatccccgtgtattaaatggtgactggtgtacGTTAAATCTAATTGCATCACTAAGTCCCCcaagtttccataacaaatcaataccatTGGGGTACtaatccagaagtttccttgtcttctgaattgggttgaaaattacaagactcaggagttgaacattagtcgtcataaatttaaaattaggtcggctgttcaacgacggtaataaaataaaatataagttactaTTAGAACCcacggtggctcagggaatagagagCTCACCGCCCAACTAGGTAAACTGGATTCGAATTTCAGCTATGGCTGGTGGATTCTAATTCCACACCacagagtccccttgccgtgagGCTCTCAATGGGTGGTTTTCCACtatatgtaacgcaaatgtgcgtgagtttcatcaaaaaaccctccacgaaggcaaatctctcccaatacttaattcaggagttcccttgtcttgtGAATTGGgctcaaaactacaaggctacttTAGTAAGTGTAAACCCtaaatgggtcggctgttccatggcggttaaaaaataaaatataagttattagtgtattttttacttttaaacaaataaataaacttgcTTGATAAGCGAATTAATCAATACGAATTAATTGAAACGAATTAATCAAAAAACACAGTGGAACGACGATCGATGACATGATGACATATTTTACAAAGTACTTCTCAGAATAAACCCTTCTAGCGATACTTGAGGGAAACGGTTAGTTTTTTTGGGATTTATAAGAGTTGACACTCAAAAATTGGTGACCTAGAAGTGACGTCATCATAGGTAAATCGTTGCGTATGCCGATTCAGAAGACAATCAGGCTCAACACTCGTGTGACTTCGCTTACAGGTGTCCAgttaaaatccaatttaaattGCATGGTTATACACAATCACTTTATTTCTTTTCGAGTTGCAAGTATACAATTTAGAGTTTAAtgtctttttcatatttttttgttcttttattccatattaattttgttctatTATAAATTCCAttataagcagaaaaaaataaaaaaatcacacggataatttatagaaaagcaTTTACGAAGTAATTACAAGGAATAACAATAACAGTTACCGatatttattcttctattaGCTCAAAAGAATTAATTGTGTAACCCAGACGTATTTATTGTATGTAACTTTCAAATAAGTTTCAGAAAcggaaaaacagaaaaatttaaatatttaagttaaataataatttatacttaaattcaACTTAATTACAATCAAGAAACTGTATAAGAGACGATATAAGaaactgttttaaaagttaataaaatcaatatcttgtaataaataacaaatagcaGCAATAGAAGAAGTGAAGAATAGGTTTATAATCTATCAATGATGAAAAGAATTTGTTCCCATcctatattattaataaaatcaattttcttcaacaaattGCTTGAAAGAAgcaaggaataaatatttttcctacaaATGATGATAGGAATATGTTCtcaattttactaataaaataaattttttttatagaaaattacaattagcttggatgtcaaaaatattttgaagggagaaaaaaaataggtattttatttctcaatgaCGATAAGAAACTGTTTTagaagttaataaaatcaatatcttgtaataaataacaaatagcaGCAATAGAAGAAGTGAAGAATAGGTTTATTATCTATCAATGATGAAAAGAATCTGTTCCCaccctatatttttaataaatcaattttcttcAACAAACTGTTTGAAAGaagcaaagaataaatatttttcctacaaATGATG includes:
- the LOC139426699 gene encoding uncharacterized protein — translated: MIYQKITMLDKKDCVPDFLRQLSLEIINKIPPNDIKIFSDGSKMDRQTGSGVFIETPRENYTLHQRNPDFCSVFRSELIAIDRGLEKILSEGHLGNTWILSDSRSSIQHLKNWALIGDKTSFSILQKVKLISQQHEVHFQWIPSHVDIHGNELADTLAKKGLDHPVPSTSELTYLELFARQKAQNKQKWLLPPIHYWYKAKRPGLSLSLPGDRQTNTCLSRLASGHLKSLTFSATQKIFPLCPKCQQNQASPEHILICLGLDWNDIHSSPILVSDFLNVNGFIDLV
- the LOC107452172 gene encoding sodium/hydrogen exchanger 9B2-like, which gives rise to MEVSLIQSSAHILPPRVHTTVEVQMKKKWWQVITAYILPNRRQINRYITQMFCVLFLYAISYGMLGDDALPGSAIFALFVIVIAAFLGGKCIGLLKMPPLVGMLIVGFLFRNIREIPFYHHIPKKVTTDLREIALSIILLRAGISLDGKALKKLKLAVLRLAICPQFTEVLSLGILGHFLLGLPFIFSFMLGFIISNISPEIVLPPLLEYERQGYGVKKGIPALVIGATSLDDVVAITGFTVCFSVAVSTKDLFCSIIKAILEPIIGLALAVIFGILFWYFPKTYNKRKIKVYYNVLMVVLGSIGVMFLSQRVKFAGSGPLACITLGFIACIEWRKDPQQFEGVYNSTLLLWEIVEPLLFSLIGAEITVEILHSNAGWTILSLILSLFFRTIMTYFATFGCNLNYKEKLFICCSYLPKASVQAAIGSLALDYARGHDYSEEFVQFGLIVLNVCVLSLLLTAPLAAILIHFMGPILLTKDRESLHRFAFESSELSREEEEIIDKKKEEIDKKEDVNGKKVEKSKDEKEEKIVGKEKEEIKEENEESSFSLLQEISEREKRISKLIE